The following coding sequences are from one Diachasmimorpha longicaudata isolate KC_UGA_2023 chromosome 6, iyDiaLong2, whole genome shotgun sequence window:
- the LOC135163394 gene encoding splicing factor 3A subunit 3-like, producing the protein METILEQQRRYHEERERLMDAMVEELLHKKPGHRESINSEHRLKMLLDQFMDSTGQLQELYEDKDGQRKEEVQALSGPNEFSEFYTRLKSIKEFYRRHPNKISVPMSVEFEELAKMRENPTEELSNLVEFTDEEGYGKYLDLHECYEKYVNLKGIEKIDYITYLSSFDHLFDIPRDRKNAEYRRYVETLLEYLADYIGRVKPIQDLYAYLTDCQKDFEVQWENCTFPGWPKETGSALANVGAHLELSGFSSWEELASLGLDRLKSALMALGLKCGGTLEERAQRLWKTKNGAQLDPNSLVKNKNKKGGKGKDNEKQKEIARLEAQLYKLAELVSNQRVATKENVQRKQARTEGERGDSDAEASASESEEEDDNEVPYNPKNLPLGWDGKPIPYWLYKLHGLNISYNCEICGNFTYKGPKAFQRHFAEWRHAHGMRCLGIPNTAHFANVTQIEDALALWQKLKAQKQAERWQPEQEEEFEDSLGNVVNRKTYEDLKRQELL; encoded by the coding sequence ATGGAGACGATCTTAGAGCAACAGCGTCGGTATCatgaagagagggagaggctgATGGACGCAATGGTTGAGGAATTGCTTCACAAGAAGCCGGGACATCGGGAAAGTATCAATTCAGAGCATCGGCTCAAGATGCTGCTCGATCAGTTTATGGATAGTACAGGACAATTGCAGGAGCTGTATGAAGATAAAGATGGACAGCGCAAGGAAGAGGTACAAGCTCTGTCGGGTCCCAACGAATTCTCCGAGTTCTACACACGTCTGAAGTCCATCAAAGAGTTTTACCGTCGTCATCCCAACAAAATAAGTGTCCCCATGTCGGTGGAGTTCGAGGAGCTAGCCAAAATGCGTGAGAATCCAACAGAGGAGCTCTCCAACCTCGTAGAATTCACAGACGAGGAGGGCTACGGGAAATACTTGGATCTTCACGAGTGCTACGAGAAGTACGTGAATCTCAAAGGAATTGAGAAAATTGACTACATAACGTACTTATCGAGCTTCGATCACCTCTTCGATATTCCCAGAGACCGTAAGAATGCTGAATATCGTCGTTACGTCGAGACACTCCTGGAGTATCTAGCTGACTACATTGGCAGAGTTAAGCCTATTCAAGATCTGTACGCATACTTGACTGATTGTCAGAAGGATTTCGAGGTACAGTGGGAGAATTGTACATTCCCAGGGTGGCCCAAGGAGACAGGCAGTGCATTGGCCAATGTTGGAGCTCATCTGGAGCTCTCTGGCTTCTCCTCTTGGGAGGAGCTTGCCTCTCTAGGGCTCGATCGATTGAAATCAGCTCTGATGGCCCTGGGACTGAAATGTGGAGGAACTCTGGAGGAACGAGCTCAGAGATTATGGAAAACCAAGAATGGTGCACAGCTGGATCCTAATTCtttagttaaaaataaaaataaaaaagggggaaagggAAAGGATAATGAGAAGCAGAAGGAAATTGCTCGACTGGAGGCTCAACTTTATAAATTAGCTGAGTTGGTATCGAATCAGCGTGTTGCTACAAAAGAGAATGTTCAGAGGAAACAGGCCAGGACGGAAGGAGAACGAGGAGATTCAGATGCTGAGGCCAGTGCCAGTGAGTCAGAGGAGGAGGATGATAATGAGGTCCCATACAATCCTAAAAATTTACCCTTGGGATGGGATGGAAAACCAATTCCTTATTGGCTTTATAAATTGCATGGGCTAAATATCAGTTATAATTGTGAGATATGTGGTAATTTCACGTATAAAGGACCTAAGGCCTTCCAGAGGCATTTTGCTGAATGGCGACATGCTCATGGCATGCGGTGTCTGGGCATTCCCAACACTGCGCATTTTGCCAATGTCACACAGATTGAGGATGCACTGGCGTTGTGGCAGAAATTGAAAGCTCAGAAACAGGCTGAGAGGTGGCAGCCTGAGCAGGAGGAGGAGTTTGAGGATTCACTGGGGAATGTCGTCAACAGGAAAACTTATGAGGATCTTAAACGACAGGAActtctttga